One segment of Papaver somniferum cultivar HN1 unplaced genomic scaffold, ASM357369v1 unplaced-scaffold_81, whole genome shotgun sequence DNA contains the following:
- the LOC113345276 gene encoding purine permease 3-like, whose amino-acid sequence MAMNIESIERGLTRQNNHNKECAGSSDIISPSVVKLVLLLVSCTCGFVGMIGGPLLLRLYFLHGGSGKWLSSWAQMTGFPILFIPLVILYSRRDRSTEFFASKKLSLHAALTGLVQGIGNFMFCFGLSFLPASTVSLLVTTQLIFTSFISLIWVKQKFTPYSLNAIVLIIMGSILIALSRSSDRPPGVTNSQYVFGFSTSIASAAIFGFVIVSTQVAYARAKQAMTYSIVLQFQVCVAFFATLTCALGSLINQDFTAMHKEAREFGLGAKMYYLVLVSNMVVWQMMFIGRAGIIFCTSSLFAGVMSAIFSTLSQIAAVIAFHENFTGEKGMALALTLWGFTSYFYGSYKKTKKPKPVTL is encoded by the exons ATGGCCATGAACATTGAGAGTATCGAGAGAGGGTTAACCCGACAGAACAATCATAACAAAGAATGTGCTGGTTCTTCAGACATCATATCTCCAAGTGTAGTGAAACTGGTGCTACTCTTGGTAAGCTGTACGTGTGGTTTCGTAGGGATGATAGGAGGTCCATTGCTGCTTAGACTCTATTTCTTACATGGAGGCAGTGGGAAATGGTTATCAAGTTGGGCGCAAATGACTGGGTTTCCAATATTATTCATCCCACTCGTAATCCTTTATTCCCGACGAGATCGAAGTACCGAGTTCTTCGCTTCTAAGAAGCTCTCACTTCATGCTGCTCTAACAGGACTAGTTCAAGGGATAGGCAATTTCATGTTTTGTTTTGGGTTGTCTTTCCTTCCGGCATCAACAGTGTCTCTCCTTGTTACAACTCAGCTCATATTCACCTCCTTCATTTCATTAATATGGGTTAAACAGAAGTTTACTCCGTATTCGTTAAATGCGATTGTACTAATAATAATGGGTTCTATACTGATTGCTTTAAGCAGATCCAGTGATCGTCCTCCTGGAGTTACAAATTCTCAGTACGTGTTTGGTTTCTCTACAAGTATAGCTTCCGCTGCAATATTCGGCTTTGTCATAGTGAGCACCCAAGTTGCCTATGCTAGGGCCAAACAAGCCATGACTTATTCTATTGTGCTGCAGTTTCAAGTTTGTGTGGCCTTCTTTGCTACATTAACTTGCGCACTTGGAAGCCTGATAAATCAGGATTTCACG GCAATGCATAAAGAAGCAAGAGAGTTTGGATTAGGAGCAAAAATGTATTACTTGGTGTTGGTTTCAAATATGGTTGTTTGGCAGATGATGTTTATCGGGAGAGCAGGGATTATATTTTGTACCTCCTCTCTCTTTGCTGGAGTCATGAGTGCAATTTTTTCTACTCTTTCGCAGATTGCAGCTGTGATAGCTTTCCATGAGAACTTCACTGGAGAAAAAGGGATGGCTTTGGCTCTAACACTATGGGGATTCACTTCTTACTTTTACGGTTCCTACAAGAAGACCAAGAAACCAAAGCCAGTAACCTTGTGA
- the LOC113345277 gene encoding purine permease 3-like: MIGGPLLLRLYFLHGASAAIFGFVIVSSQVAYAKDNQAMTYSIMLQFQICVSFFATLTCALGSLINQDFTAMHKEAREFGFGAQMYYLVLVSNMVVWQMVFVGREGIIFCTSSLFAGVVGAIFSTLSQIAAVIVFHENFTGEKGMALAPTLWGFTSYFYGSYQNTKKPEPVNP; encoded by the exons ATGATAGGAGGGCCATTGCTACTTAGACTCTATTTCTTACATGGAG CTTCTGCTGCAATTTTCGGCTTTGTCATAGTAAGCTCCCAAGTTGCCTATGCCAAGGACAATCAAGCCATGACTTATTCTATTATGCTGCAGTTTCAAATTTGCGTGTCCTTCTTTGCTACATTAACTTGCGCACTCGGAAGCCTGATAAATCAGGATTTCACG GCAATGCataaagaagcaagagaatttgGATTCGGAGCGCAAATGTACTACTTGGTGCTGGTTTCAAATATGGTAGTTTGGCAGATGGTGTTTGTTGGGAGAGAAGGCATCATATTTTGTACCTCCTCACTCTTTGCTGGAGTTGTGGGAGCAATTTTTTCTACTCTTTCCCAAATTGCAGCAGTGATAGTTTTCCATGAGAATTTCACAGGAGAAAAAGGGATGGCCTTGGCTCCAACACTCTGGGGATTCACTTCTTACTTTTATGGTTCCTACCAGAATACTAAGAAACCAGAGCCTGTAAATCCATGA